One window of Aerococcus tenax genomic DNA carries:
- a CDS encoding ABC transporter ATP-binding protein, translating to MEILRVDNLTKIYGQGEKQVRAVDGVNLSVNRGELIAIVGPSGSGKSTLLHMLGGVDRPNEGKILIEGSDIASYSSKEMALFRRRKVGLIYQFYNLIPNLTVAHNIKLPLKLDGRQVDDAFFNDLVTKLGLSDKLQAFPSELSGGQEQRVAVARSLIYRPSIILADEPTGNLDRKNSQEIIDLLKYFNQTLKQTILIITHDENLALQTQRIITMVDGAIVGDEPNE from the coding sequence ATGGAAATACTTCGCGTTGACAATTTGACTAAAATTTATGGCCAAGGAGAAAAGCAAGTCCGGGCTGTCGATGGGGTGAATCTGTCCGTCAACCGGGGAGAGCTTATCGCCATTGTCGGGCCGAGTGGGTCGGGTAAGTCTACCCTACTCCATATGCTTGGTGGGGTGGACCGGCCCAATGAGGGGAAGATACTCATTGAAGGGTCCGATATTGCCAGCTATTCGTCTAAGGAAATGGCCTTGTTCCGGCGGCGCAAGGTGGGGCTGATCTACCAGTTTTACAACCTCATCCCCAATCTGACCGTGGCACACAATATTAAACTGCCCTTGAAGTTAGATGGCCGTCAGGTGGATGACGCCTTCTTTAATGACTTGGTGACTAAGCTGGGCTTATCCGATAAGTTGCAGGCCTTTCCGAGTGAGCTATCGGGAGGCCAGGAGCAGCGCGTGGCCGTGGCCCGCAGTCTGATCTACCGGCCTTCGATCATATTAGCGGATGAACCGACCGGGAACCTGGACCGGAAGAACTCTCAGGAGATCATTGACCTCTTGAAGTACTTCAACCAGACCCTCAAGCAGACTATCCTGATCATCACCCACGATGAAAACCTGGCCCTTCAGACCCAGCGGATTATCACCATGGTCGACGGGGCTATCGTAGGAGATGAGCCCAATGAATAA